The genomic stretch aaatgattaatgagatgcttatatatttttttatagcaGATCTATACTAACAGGACAGAATGTAGAGCAGTTGATTACAGATACTCATAAGTAGGTAGATGTGGTAGTGGGAGTTTGTGGAAGTTCTGATTGCTTCTAAATTCATAATTAATCAGCCAAATGTGAGAATGTGGGAGCAGGTGTTAAGGGTTAAAGGAAAGAGGAGACAGTGTAAAATAGTTGGGAGAGTGGGAGCAAGTACAGTGAAGTGACAGAGAGGCCAGGGAATTGAGGGTGTGCACAAAAGAAGATTGTGTTGATGGACCATGGAATTTAGGCTGGGTAAAGGAAGGAAACCGGAGGTCAAAAGCTGAGAGACACTGAAAAGATAGTAGGATCAGTGGATTGAAAATCCCAGAGGAGTCaaggtactttttttttattgaggtgttAGAAGAAGCAAACCAGAAACATAAGCGACCGTCAGAAAATGAGATAGGCAAAACTGAGATGATAGAGAGGTTGCCCTTACTGATGATAAAAAACAGAGTATGGAAGTGAATTGCTAATGAAGAGCGGAGAACAACAATCATTGGAGTAGAGAGTTCAAAGAATGGTGAGATCAGAgtgtaatttcatttattttgaaatcaccAAGAATTAAGATAAAAAACAGAGTATGGAAGTGAAGTGCTAATGGGGAGCAGAGAACAACAATCATTGGAGTAGAGAGTTCAAGGAATGGTGAGATCAGAgtgtaatttcatttattttgaaatcccCAAGAATTAAGACAGGAAGAATGTCACAGTGAGCTAGGATCTAAAGTCGCTGAGGAATgaagggggtggagggggctGGGTTCAATCCCTGCAACAGTGAGGGGTAGTGGGAGGTCTAGCCCAATGGCACAAGAGTCAAAGCCAGAGACTttcaggaaggagggagggagaatggtCTAAAAGTTGCAATGAAGAACAAGGTAGACACCTACCCCATCTCCAGGCCCAGTTGTGGGAGAAACAAGAGGTTCAGGGAAAGCTATCGGAAAGTACTCAAGATTCAGTTAGAGCAAAAGGTGAAGGAGATGGTAAAAGAAGTTGAGGATATAGAAGAGTTTGATAGTGGTAGGCCATGAGTTGAAGAAGGCCCAGAAAAAGTTTTAGGAGGTGAagagggctgggagagggggcaGGATAAGATGTGTACAGAGCAGAATAGAATACAATCTTAATATATAACGCACTGCtacaaactattaaaaaaaatactgacactacaatagaaaaataggcaGAGGATATAAAACATTCACACAAGAAATAATatgccaataaatattttatgtcaataaatattttacgtcaataaatattttactttaaaagtgTATTACTTTCATATAGTCAGGAAAAAGTTACGCAAATAAGaatgaaagattattttaaaacataaatagaaaCCCTTTAGGAGAGGGAGGAAGTTGTTTAGGAatagtttgaaaaaaattcaaggaaaaagTGTTTATTTTGTTGTCTGAGTCCCCTTAATTTTCGATTTCACAGATAAAAGCAAACCTCTAATTGCCCCCTCAATATGAATAGTTTCTTTCAGCAAGAGTGATTTTCTCATGGTATATCTTGCTGACTTCTTCCTTGCCCCCCTACCCCCCAACATATCAAAATTCTGTCAAATCTTCAAAGCCTTGCTTAAGTCCCCTCACGCTTCTTTCCATGGCTCATTTCCAGCTTTCCCTATGGGTCCATCCACCCCCAGTTGTATTCATTTGACTCAGTCATGTGGCAAATTGATATTTAAATTCCATTCATGCTTGTCTTATTTCCAAAAGGTAATTGTAAAATCCTTGTATTTCCCCATGGGACTTTTGCTTAGTAATATACACATTGAAGGCGTTCAGTGTATCTTTTCTTAATAGGTTAAAAAATGCTTGCTTTCCAGTATAATATTCtcgttttcatttttttattctgttgtatatatattatatcgtCTATAAACAGCTGTTAGGGGAAGCCACCATTATTTTGTATAGCTGCAATTTAATTAACGtgtcataaataaaatgtgtgacAATAAAGAACCTTCTCTCTTGTTACTGGGCAACTAGCGCGAAGAAATGTTAGGTCAATGATAATTCAAagtaccctttgacccagcaattctgcttccAAGAATTATCCTGAAGATATATAGGAACATATATGAAATGATCTGTATGTGAAGTTGTTCTTTACAGCATTGTTCGTAATGATAAACTGTGAGATGTGGTCTAGCTGTCACCAGTAGATTGCAGGTTAAATAAATGATGATGTGTCCCTAGAGCAAAATTCTATGCAGCCTTAAAAAAATGAGGAAGCTTTTTATATACAGATATAGGAAGATCTCCAAGATACtgtaagggaaagaaaagggggtAGAGGATGAAAAACAAGGTGTATACATGTATTCCTAGAGACAAAAATCTGGAAGAATATACACAAGAAACCAATTACCTTTGGAATGGGTGATGGTCTCTGGGCAGCGGAAGGAAGAGGTGGGAAGAAGTCTTTTCACTGTATGTCTTTTCATACTTTTTTGATTTTTGAACCATGTGACTGCATGAGTTTACATAAAGGACaaagaattatataaaaaattCCTGAAATTTTTTCACTTTCCAACACATTCATAATTGGCATTATATTACCATTTTATCTTAATGTACATCCATAAGTTATTTCTTCTGAATGGAGAAgtctgttattttaaattattaaagtgaTCCAGGATCACAGGATTGGGGGAGACTAGCAGAGCCTGAGCCTGGCTGTCCTCTACTTGTTTCTTGTCTCTCTCCTTTAGATGGTTCCTTTATCAGCTTCAGGCCAAGTTCGAGGTTACTATGTAGACTGGAGAATGTTGCGTGATGTGAAGAGACGAAAAATGGCCTATGAATACGCGGATGAGAGACTAAGGATCAATTCCCTCAGGAAGAATACCATTTTGCCCAAAGACCTTCAGGTTAGTTAATTCAGATGAGTCCCTATCTACACAGGGTCATTTACTCAAAGCAGATCATTTTTGGTACTGTTTGTTATGACTTGTTATCAATATAATATCTGGAAAATAAGAGCAAATACTCCAAGTCAACACAAAGGAATCCCCTTGACACTGATTTTGGTGAGGCTCAGATTAAAGGGAGCTAATCACTCCTAATTATCCTTTTCAACTCTTTGAAAAGCATCTGATCCTTAGATCCCTGCATGGGGTGCACATGGAAACTGGGCAGCTTTTTCGACCTGAGATTTCTCCTATACTTTATCCCAACTTTTCAACTCTTAAGGCATTGAGAGGCTTTGCTGATGTGTGAGACCATGTGCCTAGCATGAGGCCAAAACTGCCCCATACCTGGGACTCTTCCTACCCTGTCTTCCTGCGCTCCCTTGCCCACCTCTGTGTGCTGGGGCAGCCTTCCATTTAGGCTTACTTTCTCATCACACTCCTCAACTTTACTAAGAGGATGTCAGTCTGCTCTAGCTTGGCTTCCTCAAGCAGAAGGTCCTGCCCCTAACTAGTGACAGAATCCCTGCGATCAAGAGTCTTGTCAGGGAGTATGACTCAAACTCAAGACCGTTCAACTTATCAAAAGCTTGGGTGAAAaaagatgatatcttattgtatATGAGTTGGCAGGATGATAAGCAGGCCATTTATTACTGTGGATCCTCTTAAATCTTGTCTGGATTAAGCCAGATGAGCAGAAAATTGAGTGCCCTGGACCACTCTGTTAGGACTTTTGCTGTAATGGCATTAAACTACCTGCTACATTTAGGAAGTGATGAGAAGTGACCCTTCAGAAAGTCAGCTAAAGATATTACTGAGGACCTTATTTACGATTTCCTAGAAGAAATGTCTTATCAGTACCAGCAATAGCCGTGCAGAGACCCTGAATCATGGAAATTAACTGGGTCTCTCTTGATGTTGCCTGACAAATCGCTTAAGAGTCAAATTTATGTCCCAGTTCTAACAAACCTACAGGCTTTCGCAGCATGCACTTTTGTGTCCTGAGCCTTTTATCTTTTCTACTCTGATTTTCCCTTTGccccaatttcctcattttataaattgcCTTAAATCTTTATGGAAACAAAGAAGGAGTACATATAGATAAATTTGTAGCCATTCTGCAAGGTCTACTTCCATGAAATTACTTGTTTTCCAGCCCAGGCATTTCTCCTCTCCATTTCCTTCTGTAGTTCTTATCTACCACTCAATAATTTAATTGTATAATTCTGCAGTGTTTCATAATGACAACACATACATAAGATTTTGAAAATCAGGAACTATTCTTAATAGTTTATGTGAATTTAGTGGCTTTCctatgcattttctcatttaatttgtatacttttgctaaaagaaaaacttttcatataGTTTAGGATCTCACAGTTTTATTGGTTGATTCCTGAATCAGGCAGTATCCCATTTAGAGAGTAGAAGGGAGCCTGGCTGAGGGAGCAGAAAGGGAAGCTTATATAGGGCTGATGGGGaaacaagtgaggaaatgttctgactgGCTGATTTTAAGTTTCCATTGTACATAGGGGTATTACagggtggggagcagatatacattgtATATGGTACGTCCAATCTGGTATGCTGTCTTCTCTAGACCAAAACTGGTCCATATTCTCAGAAAGCATGTATAGttccattgtttttctcttctggaaaatTTTTTCTCAGTAAGCGGCCCCTTCCAGCATCACCCAATGCAGgcggccattttattttacttagcacTTTTAATGTGTTAGAGTAATCATTTTGCTTCCACAGTTTATTAACGTATGGACCGTATTTATTAGCACACTTTTCAGATTAAAGTAACTGTAACACACACATGGACCTGCAAGCACATACATAAGAATGTCTCTACTGACAAAACCCTAGCCCAAGCCACTGACATTTCTTGTCCAAGGTTCTGCAGTAATCCCTACTTTTCTTCCTCAAGCACTTCTGTCCCTCCCAGATtcgttcttttaaaaatgtaaatctcaTCTATTACTCCCCTTTATTCTCCAGCATTCAGAATCATGGGCTTCAAGACTCTGTGTGATTGGACCCTTGCGTCTCTCCATTCTCCCTCAAGCCACATTATTTCCACCTTGATCTTTAGCTCAGTGGTTTCAAACTTTCAGTGTTCAAAAGTCATATGAGGAAACAACAGAAAGCATTCATCTATTTTCCAAGTGACTTAAACAAGAAAATACATAGCAGTGTTATCCACAGTAGCTCAAGAGGAAAGTACCCATTTGTCCATCAATTATAGACTGGATAAATGAATGATGGTATAGTCACACAATGAAAATTACAGTATAGATAGCTCTCACAAGCCCATTGTTGAATGAAAGAGgctaacagaaacaaaaaagaattcaCGCTATAtggttaaatttttatataacatTTGAATTGTGAGAAACTCATCTGTGGTGTTAGGTTAGCTGTTACCCAGGGGGTTAGTGACTAAAAGGGGGCACAGGTAGGGCCTGGGGTGCTGATAATGTTCTGTTTCCTAATCTTGTCCTTGTTATTTAAGTATGCACTGTTTGTGATAATTTATTGAACTTTACACTTATGGTGTGTGGGTTCTCCTGGATCTATGTTAAATTTcagttaaatattaaaaatcttatTAGAAGCATGGTAAACATATCTGGCAGCTTTCTGGTCTGTTTTTACTCAGAGTTTGAGGTTCTCAACATGTCCACGGGTATTTTGCCAAACCCTGGCTACATTAGTGATCCTAGCCTTCTGTCTCCTCTTCCAATAAGCATTGAAACAGGCATCTGGAATAAATAAATCCATGTAATCTTTGTAATAATTGTTGTGATTTCTCTTAGGAAGTGGCTGATGAAGAAATTGCTGCCCTTCCCCGGGATAGCTGTCCTGTTAGAATCAGAAATCGCTGTGTCATGACGTCCCGTCCTCGAGGTGTAAAGCGGCGCTGGAGACTTAGTCGTATTGTCTTTCGTCATTTAGCTGACCATGGGCAActttctggggtccagagagCAATGTGGTAAATCAACTCCAGGAAGGACCTACTGAGCTTGGAGGGAAGCCAGTTCTGGCAAGAGACTTTTCTAATAGGCAAAAACCTGGTTTTTGTAAGGGTCCAGTATAGGAGCCTAGTCCACTTGATTCTGttgatatttaaattattttaaaatttaaatgaagaaatttgGGTGTTTTATTCTGTCACTGCAATCCAGCTGTCAATCAATTACCTTTTCTCTTGGATTTAACAGGTTAAACATACTGTTCCCATACATTGTGCAGAGTagcataataaaaaatattttcttggaaaATATGCTGTGTATGCTTTCCATTTTCCTTGAAGTTTAATCTTTTACTAACATAGAagggctttgtgtgtgtgtgtatgtgtgtaaggcATTATTTCAGAAACGATGTTGTCTTATCCAGCTAATTGACATGTAGCTCATCTATGGAAATTTtttatcctgggtgggcctgcaGAGCTCACCTtaactattattttattgttagaGAAACCATAGATTGGAAAGTAATGGTGATTTTCTGAGTTAATGAGTGTTTATCTTCTTTATGTgatgccttaaaaaaaaagataaaaggaagcaCTATGTATTTCCTTGTTCCATCTTCAAGGGCCCTTAGAACAAAATATGCTATATTGCTTCTTTTAAGCCCCTGAAAATCTATCCAGAGAGGACAAGTTTTGTTGCAATAGTATTATTCCCTGTATTCATGTTTGTTTCATCTGTGATAGAAATGAATAAGGATGGCAAAAGGTTGTCTCATGCACTAACTCAACATTGATTGATTGCCCTCTCGGTCCCCACCATCAAATGGCTCACAAGGTCAAGACAGTATGGTCACCCAGGGATAAAAGTATCCTTGGGATAGTATTGAAGCACCTGACAGCTTCAGGAGAGAATACTTGGAGATGACACAAACTTAAATCAGGAGGCAAGGGATGCGGACATTCTTAGCAGAGGGAGCAGCAGAAGCAAAGGCACAGAAAAGGCATCAGTGTGTGGTGTTAAGTGGTAAAATGAGTCACTTCAGTGTATGCAAAATAGGAAGCTCAGGGCAAAAAGGGCTATATTATGGATGATGTCACAAAAGATATAAAGGAATTAAAACTTAACTTTAATACCAGCTATTGGAGAGTTTTAAGCAGAGTAGTGACATTATCAGGTAGATGGCTATGAGAAGAAAAGGCTACAAGCATGATAGCCAATTAGGAAGATGTCTTCATTGTTCAGAAAGACAAGCGCCTGAGGCAAGGTAGTGGTATTAGCAAAGGAGAAGGGAGGACAGATTTTAAAGcacatttagaaaagaaaatcgAGAAACACTTACTGACTATATCTGAAAGTTAAAGATACCTCTCTGGGTTCCTGGTGAGGGTGACCAGACAGATGGTGTCGAGAACTCCAagacagaaaataaggaaaaagcaCTGCTTTGGGGGAAACACCAGATAGATTTCAGGTTTTAGTCATGCAATGCCTGCGATGCCTGTGAGTCATCCCAATGGAAAGATCTAGTATGCAACTTCATCAGTCTAAAACTCAGGTGCAAGGTGAAGTTATGAAAGGGAATTGTTTTGCTATACCTTGGATTTGTATTTTCTAAAGTTATATGACAACTTACCAACTGGAATGCTTTAGCTAATATTCCAACTAATAACTAGTGTTCATCAAATCCTAACTTGAACAATCAAATCTGCTGATTTCTGGCATATCACTGATtggactccccctcccccaccttgtGGATTGAATCAGGGTGCAAGCATGAtccattgatttttttggttgctatgtCTCTAAAACCACTTTTGTTTCACAAATCCTCCCTCCCACTCCATTTTTCCTTTACAGCATTCATTTACAGGAGGAACCAAGACGTCTGTCCTGTGGAATGTCTGTTTGCTTCTTCATGTGTTCTTTAACTTATGCCTTTGTCCCTCAAATCTCCTGTAAACTAGTATTGACATCCAGGAGCTTGAGTAGATTCAGGTATAGTTTTTTTTAAGCACAAATACTTGTAGATGGTGCTCTATACTGGGTCACATCACATCACACCAGGAGGCACATacacaacttttagtttttagCTTTGGATTAATCAGCAGATTCTGGTGAGGTCAGTCTGATCCCcgcattttaaaattcattaacctAATTAACCTGATGATTTTAGCATTTCATTGATGATCATTTACCTGGTCTATTACTTCATTAGGGGTTgcaatggtgattttctaattccatcattttTCCTACATTTATTAGCGGGAACTTTTCTGTAAGGAACTTTCCTTTATCAACAATTTATTTCGCTGAAAACGGATTTCTTACAAGAAAGGCAAGATGAATGTATGATtatcaattttcaaaataaatgagtTGGGTATTATATCAACTTCTAGTGgtaacaaataatttattttttattatcattgtgaccttttttatttatttagcgTCTCTATCCACTCCAGTCATTATGCTCTTTGGTGCTCACATTGTTCCCTACCAATGAGAACCCCAAAGTTGGCTCCTGTACCGTTTACTTGACACAGGATATTTGGtatttccttgctttctggcataAGATAACCCTTGCTCACCTTGTACATTTCCTGTCTCATTTTTTTCAAGGGTACCCAGTCCTTTTAGTAGGAAATGGTGtaaatgtgcctctttccccACAGTCTCAACACTCAACACTATTGGCATGCTAAacttaagtttttttcttttttttccagtgaaaagtgagaaatggtatatttttactatttctcTTCCAAACAAGTTGAACGTTTTTATGTCATTTACACTTCTTTTTCTATAAATGTTCAtaatttttgtgcatttttctatCAAGTTATTGGAATCCTCTCACTGTTGTCTTTTTTGGTTACAGTGGGTTTTTTTATGTAAACTTTTTTTAAGATGATCAATATTTAGTTTTAGTCCTTTTAGATTTTAAGTCTCAGAGTGTAGGTTTTTCCCTCATTACCAAGTTATAATGGAATTCCATCCATGTCTTCTAGTACTTGCTCTATTTAGGCTATCCATATAGCTATTTTTAGTTATCCCAATATCATTAAAAGCCCACCTTTACTGTACTATACAAATTCCTTATGCACTTGAGTCTTTTTCTAATCTCTTCCACTGGTATTTACTCATGCACCAACACCACAGCTTATAGCACTTTGTGTTTCAGTATCTGGTAACACCTATCCTATATTATAAGCTATTGGTTTCTGTAATTTAAAATTGACACTTCTACCGAATTCTTTTGTTATTTGGTTGATTCTCTGGGATTTCTCCTCTCTATGCCTATAACTGCCTTTTATCTAACTGCACTGGCAAATACCTCCAGTACAATATACTATTGGAGAGTGTATGCATCTTCCTCTTGCTTCTGATTTTAATGAGAACTGTTTATTTTAGCCTTAattttttctgacaaagtccagGACAAACATATAGTAAAGCTGTTCTTCTGCATAAAAATCCAACTTTATTGAACATAGGAATAGATGGAGTTTCAAATTATTCTTGCTTTATGCAATATCCATAAAGTTTTGAATAGTTGATCCATGTCAAAACTTACTAACTGGTACTTGCAAAGAGTCTTGTCTATTCTTGTCAAGTTAAGATTTAGTTTCAAGCccatattcataaatatatttaaattagaaGCATATGTGATTGGAGTATTAGGGCAAGGTAATGCATGGTATATGCACTGCTTAAGCTGCTTATAGATGAGGGCCAACATCTCTACTGTAATCTTCAAGCACAGGTACAAATTTGCATTTTATGCAGAAGCTAAGGTTTTACTCTTAGTCTTACATTGGTGGGAGCTGCTTAAAAGTAAGCAAATACTTTTGTTCTCATTGTTTACctaaacaaaaacacacacaatgtGGTCTTATTATTAGGCAAGACTTGCTTTTTAACAATTTAAGTGAGGATGCAACCTAACCCTTTCTTAAACAAAATGACCAGGTGTACTAAGGAAACCATCTTTGGATGAAGTATTTAAcaagcacattttatttaaataaatcctCCAGTAGGAGATGGAGAATTCATTGCCTTTACTTGCAAGAAGGCTATGTAAATAATTAGCTATCAAACTGTATCTGTACAGTTCCCCAATATTCCCTTATTGAAAATATCAATTATTTCCACATCACAGTTCCCAAAAAGACCTTTAAGTCtcaaaattctgtgtctcctttggcttGCTTCTCTCTTGATTCCACCCATGCTTTATTAATGGTTCGCTTCATATCATCATCTCCATCTTCATAAATTTTCTTTAGAACATTCATCAATCCCTCACTAGGATCTGTTTCAGTGTCATAGGAGGGCTTTCTGTTAAAAGGAAAATGCACACaataatggagaaataaatatgaatgaactCATATACTAACAGATCATCTTATAAGTATGAAGATATAGCCCAGAGAAAAGCATGGAAAGATACAATCCTGGTCATTAACGATGGTTGGGAGTGGAGGGGTAGAGAAAAGGGGAACTATCCAAAGCAGTATGTGAAGGTGTTTACAATTTAAATAGCTTACATAAATCCTCTTAATAAAACAACACAGACCCACAGCGCATGAGAAAGTGGTCATCAAATGGTACAGGGTTATCTTGAGGAAATGGGTATCAGGTGATTTTTACCTTTTTCCCTCATTTACTTTTAtgaattgtttcaattttttaaaaaaatgtctcctTAAcgaatttggggaaaaatatactttCATTGAGGGAAAAACACAAATGTACATTACACCTGGACACATACTCCAGCTCATACACTTCTAATTGGAAAAGCCCTCCTCTTAAGCTTGAGATAGAGGGATCTGGGCCTGGAGGTCAGAGCAGTCTTTAATGTACCAGTACCTTTAGTTCACTGAATGGCCAAACTGGGCCAAttatctttaattattctttcacCATTAGTTCAATCACATCATTTGTTAAATGCCAGATTCTGTACAGGACACTGGGGATACAATAAGAGTAAGACAGGGTCCTGCACTAAGTAATTCAG from Choloepus didactylus isolate mChoDid1 chromosome 2, mChoDid1.pri, whole genome shotgun sequence encodes the following:
- the MRPS14 gene encoding 28S ribosomal protein S14, mitochondrial, whose protein sequence is MFAADKMAVSVLASLLRTVRQMVPLSASGQVRGYYVDWRMLRDVKRRKMAYEYADERLRINSLRKNTILPKDLQEVADEEIAALPRDSCPVRIRNRCVMTSRPRGVKRRWRLSRIVFRHLADHGQLSGVQRAMW